In Aequorivita sp. H23M31, a single window of DNA contains:
- a CDS encoding LTA synthase family protein — protein MKYTIFPKRFAALNAFASLFLILSFIVRLSFLVWSFSEVDKGFSALLSTFVIGFLFDITTLSFFTIPYLIYLLLLPKKFYGSILDRIVTYFGFSLVTLIVLFSFFGEFTFWDEFHRRFNFIAVDYLIYTYEVVKNIDESYPLPLLISGMLIMVLGSVYIVSKLGYFKSTFTSQTSFLPKLYAALPWFIIALIAGFFITNSIADFSKNRYNNELAKAGIYSFFAAFRNNELPYKDFYKTISEKEAFAYLKSVYTRAGDSLIDPEANSIYRKVVNSHSTQKDLTPNVIFICVESLSADFLKTFGNEEHITPTLDSLANHSLFFQNLYATGTRTVRGMEAITLSIPPTPGRSIVKRKNNQGLFTIGEVFKEKGYVRNFFYGGDGYFDNMNTYFGGNGFNIIDRGRGFLLDASITTNRTNIDDKEVTFENAWGVCDMDIYNKVLKEADKAHTSDKPFFDFVMTTSNHKPYTYPEGKIDIPSGTSREGAVKYTDYAIKEFLKQAKDKPWYKNTVFVIMSDHCASSAGRWELDVKNYHIPAFIINLPNKSPLKASQLASQFDLFPTLFAQFNWDYDSNLFGQDILKMDPTEERAFIGNYRKLGLLKDNKVMILDELGDANFYSWNPVDNALSPQPLNEEFMKHTVSYYEVADDLYESGGLKLKNK, from the coding sequence ATGAAATACACCATTTTCCCCAAACGCTTTGCTGCTCTAAATGCGTTTGCATCCCTTTTTCTTATTCTTTCTTTTATTGTTAGGCTCAGCTTTTTGGTATGGAGTTTTTCCGAAGTTGATAAGGGTTTTTCTGCGTTGCTGAGCACGTTCGTGATCGGTTTTTTATTCGACATTACTACCCTTTCATTTTTTACTATCCCTTATCTCATCTATCTTCTTCTGCTTCCCAAAAAGTTCTATGGCTCCATATTGGACCGGATAGTGACCTATTTTGGTTTTTCCTTGGTTACACTTATAGTTCTATTTTCCTTTTTCGGGGAATTTACCTTTTGGGATGAATTCCACAGACGGTTCAACTTTATAGCAGTTGATTATTTAATCTATACCTATGAAGTTGTAAAGAACATTGACGAAAGCTATCCCTTGCCACTCTTAATTTCAGGAATGCTAATAATGGTTTTAGGAAGTGTCTATATAGTCTCAAAATTGGGATATTTCAAAAGCACTTTTACAAGCCAAACTTCCTTTCTTCCAAAACTTTATGCAGCCTTGCCCTGGTTTATAATTGCGTTGATAGCCGGCTTTTTTATTACAAACAGTATAGCCGACTTTTCAAAAAACAGATACAATAATGAATTGGCAAAAGCAGGTATTTATTCCTTTTTTGCAGCTTTCAGAAACAACGAATTGCCCTATAAGGATTTTTATAAAACCATTTCAGAGAAGGAGGCCTTTGCTTATTTAAAGTCGGTTTATACCCGTGCTGGTGATAGTTTGATCGATCCCGAAGCGAATTCCATTTATAGAAAAGTTGTAAACAGCCATAGTACCCAAAAAGATCTTACCCCAAATGTCATTTTTATTTGTGTGGAAAGCCTGAGTGCAGATTTTTTAAAGACTTTTGGAAATGAGGAACACATAACCCCCACTTTAGATTCCTTGGCAAACCACAGTCTTTTTTTCCAAAATCTGTATGCTACGGGAACGCGAACCGTTAGGGGAATGGAGGCAATTACCCTTTCCATTCCGCCAACTCCGGGAAGAAGTATCGTTAAACGCAAAAACAATCAGGGTCTTTTTACTATAGGCGAAGTATTTAAGGAAAAAGGATATGTTCGGAATTTCTTTTATGGTGGTGATGGGTATTTCGATAATATGAACACCTATTTTGGGGGCAACGGTTTCAATATTATTGATAGGGGCCGGGGTTTCCTCCTCGATGCCAGTATTACTACCAATAGGACCAATATCGATGATAAGGAGGTAACTTTTGAAAATGCCTGGGGCGTTTGCGATATGGATATCTACAATAAGGTTTTAAAAGAGGCCGATAAAGCACACACCAGTGACAAACCCTTTTTTGACTTCGTAATGACCACCTCAAACCACAAGCCCTATACCTATCCCGAAGGTAAAATCGACATTCCCTCAGGTACCAGTAGGGAAGGAGCGGTAAAATACACCGATTATGCCATTAAAGAATTTCTAAAACAGGCGAAAGATAAACCTTGGTATAAAAACACTGTTTTTGTGATTATGAGTGACCACTGTGCCAGTAGCGCTGGCCGATGGGAGTTGGATGTCAAAAATTACCACATTCCGGCTTTTATTATAAACTTACCAAATAAATCCCCTTTAAAAGCGAGCCAGCTTGCTTCACAATTCGATCTGTTTCCAACACTTTTTGCACAATTCAATTGGGATTATGATTCCAATCTATTTGGTCAGGACATTTTGAAAATGGATCCTACCGAGGAACGGGCGTTTATAGGAAACTACAGAAAATTAGGACTTTTAAAAGACAATAAGGTGATGATCCTGGACGAACTTGGAGACGCCAATTTCTATTCTTGGAATCCGGTGGACAACGCTCTATCTCCCCAACCTTTAAACGAAGAGTTTATGAAGCACACGGTTTCCTATTATGAAGTAGCGGATGACCTATATGAAAGTGGAGGTTTAAAACTGAAAAACAAATAG
- a CDS encoding diacylglycerol/lipid kinase family protein, with protein MIHIHFIINPISGSGKNKLSEAFLGNYFSKDKYSITVKISEYKRYAISLTEESIREKAEVIVACGGDGTINEVASALVNTGILLGIIPMGSGNGLASNLKIPKKLEKAIGVILKNKSVPIDVGRVNDSYFFSNTGFGFDASVIKNYEASQRRSLLTYVKASLQSFKEYHRQDEIVIEINGTTQMVNPFLIFVSNSNVMGYGMSLTPKASLQDGLLNVVIVPQLAWKMLVFGLLMLLKKPEFLLEFHCYQTKRIDIFRKTGTDFQAQIDGELLCISSPRVFITL; from the coding sequence TTGATCCATATCCATTTCATCATAAATCCTATTTCCGGATCGGGAAAGAACAAACTTTCTGAAGCCTTTTTGGGGAATTATTTTTCTAAGGATAAATATTCAATCACTGTTAAAATTTCGGAATATAAAAGGTACGCCATCTCGCTTACAGAGGAATCCATAAGGGAAAAAGCCGAGGTTATCGTGGCCTGTGGTGGGGATGGCACCATCAATGAGGTTGCTTCTGCCTTGGTGAATACGGGTATTCTTTTGGGTATTATTCCGATGGGCTCCGGCAATGGATTGGCCTCCAATCTGAAAATCCCAAAAAAGCTGGAAAAAGCGATAGGGGTAATCCTTAAAAATAAATCTGTTCCTATTGATGTGGGTCGTGTCAATGATTCCTATTTTTTCAGCAACACCGGTTTTGGCTTTGATGCCAGTGTGATCAAGAATTACGAAGCATCCCAGCGTCGCTCGCTTTTAACCTATGTTAAAGCTTCTCTACAATCCTTTAAGGAATACCACAGACAGGACGAAATTGTAATTGAAATCAACGGCACCACTCAGATGGTAAATCCGTTTCTTATTTTCGTGTCGAACTCCAATGTGATGGGATACGGAATGAGCCTAACTCCCAAAGCATCACTACAAGATGGCCTTTTGAATGTGGTAATCGTGCCCCAATTAGCATGGAAAATGTTGGTTTTCGGACTTCTTATGCTTTTAAAGAAACCGGAATTTCTTCTCGAATTTCATTGCTATCAGACTAAGCGGATTGATATATTCCGAAAAACTGGAACTGATTTTCAAGCGCAAATTGATGGTGAACTTCTTTGCATTTCAAGCCCTAGAGTATTCATTACCCTATAG
- a CDS encoding DUF6140 family protein: protein MAVFEIKTKIPMTVKGEFVDKGLSVQVSTMCSNPFDEVEKIHKAFMRVHGLDLKSEGYLSMGYMEYRTV, encoded by the coding sequence ATGGCAGTTTTCGAAATCAAAACAAAGATACCAATGACCGTAAAGGGAGAATTTGTGGACAAAGGATTATCTGTTCAAGTGAGCACAATGTGCTCCAATCCATTTGATGAAGTTGAGAAAATTCATAAGGCTTTTATGAGGGTTCATGGGTTGGATTTGAAATCTGAGGGGTATTTGAGTATGGGGTATATGGAGTATAGAACCGTTTAG